AGTCTGGGAGTGCGGCTGAGTATTTTAATGTCCCTTGTTGGGGATTTACTAGCCCCTTAATGGCAATTCCACATGCAAGGATAGGAGGGAGGTTATTATTATGTCTTTGATTTATCAGATCCTGTATATCATGGATTAAATCATCAAGTGTCCTCTTATAATCTTTGTAAATGGCAGTTGATTTTTTTGCGTATGAAATTATATTAGTTGCTAAGTCGGTTAAAGCAATTTCATACCATCGTTCGTTAAAATAAACAGCGATGATTGTGCCGGCTTTGAAATTAAAATTTAATAAAATTGGTTTTTTTCCGCCGGATATTGTAGATGGACCATGTCCTTTTTCCAAGACTAACCCCTCTGAAATAAGCTCTTCAACAATTGATGATACAGCCGGTTTACTCATGCCTAAAACCTTAGAAATCTCTACACGCGAACAAATTCCTTGTCGTATAAGCTCTAAAATTTTGATTCTATTGGATTCTTTCAGATCATTGATTCGTAACGATTTTTTTAATGTATTCAATTTCAATCGGTTCACTTCCCAAATGTGTAATGCTACTATTAACATAAAGTTAATTATAATAATTAACTTTGCTGAAATGCAAATATTTTATTTTTTGCTATCGATTTATCCCAGAAATCTCTTTTATAGCGAACCTTTTTGGTAATACTTGTACAGACATAAGTTTGATATTGGTATCTATTGTAAAGCAAAAAATAAAATTCGTACAGTTTCTCAAACAATTTCGACCGAAGTGGCTTGTCATCAAGCCAATTTATATAAACAGTCATAAAAATCGATATTGACAATATGTTAGTTAGTAATAATAATAAACAATAAGGATAAGATTACGGAAAGCATTTGAAAAATTTCCTATCAAAACTTTTGAATGGATTTTCTTGAGTTGTAGTCCATTTATGAAAGGATGATTACTATGAGCCAGTCGTGTTTATCATCAAGTAATAAAGGCTCAATTGGCGTTATGTGGAAAACGGTTTCAGAGGATTGCAACTTAGCTTGTGACTATTGCTATTACAGTCGGGTTGGCGGCAAAATCGGTCCCAAGGTAAAACGAATTGATTCACGGATTCTAGAAAAATTTATTAAAGAATATATGTCTTATTCAAGAGGGGCTGTATCTTTTGCGTGGCAAGGAGGAGAACCTTTACTGGCGGGGCTTGATTTTTTCGAAGAAGTTGTTCATTTACAGGCCAAATATGCACAACCACATACAATTATCAGTAATGCTATCCAAACAAATGCAACATTGATGAACGAGGATTGGGCCCGCTTTTTGAGAAAATACAATTTTCTTGTTGGTGTAAGTTTGGATGGCCCAAAGGAAGTACATGATGCCAGACGGGTGACGCGTTCCGGGGCAGGTAGTTTCGATCGGGTTATGCAGGGCGTTAGACATTTACGGGATGCAAAGGTTGATTTTAATATACTTACTGTTATTCATGAAAACAATATTCGTCATGCTAAGGAATTAATGGAATTCTACGTAAAAGAAGATTTTGACTATGTGCAGTTTATTCCTTGTATGGATTTTCGTGCACAAGAGACAAATAAATCCCCCAATTATTTAATATCTCCCGAAGATTATGGACAATTTTTGTGTGATACATTTGATATCTGGTACAATGATGGGAATCCCACAATGTCCGTTCGTTTTTTTGACAACATGTTATCCGTTTATCTTCATCAAGAGGCCGAATTATGCATACACAGGAAAACATGTCCTCAAACGCTCATTTTGGAACAAAACGGAGATGCTTACCCTTGTGATTTTTTTATTAGTGATGATTACAAACTTGGAAATGTTGGTACTGATAGCCTAAAGGATATCTTATCAAATCTTATTTATGAGAGTTTTCATAGTAAAAAACCAAATTTGCCTGATAAATGTAAGAGTTGTGATTTTTTACATTTATGTCATGGAGGATGCCCAAGAAACCGTAGCTGGAATATCGTGGATGATACAGTAGAGGCAGATTATTTTTGCGATAGTTATTATAGAATTTACTCATATGCACATGAACGCATGCTTAAGTTAGCTGAAAAAATCAAGGCAAATCGATTGCAGGATTATTTGCAGCGTGGTGGTAAGCTTCCCGGTCGAAATGATCCTTGTATTTGTGGAAGTGGCAAGAAATTTAAGAAATGTTGTGAATCCTATCGATACAAATCGTCCGTTGCACTGTAAGTTTTGTTTTTGTTAATTACATACTATAGATTATTTAAAGGGATGATATTTATTCTTTAAATGGTTTTTTATTTGTAAAATTATTTTATTTGTTAGAAAGTGAGTATAAGGGGGGATCAAAATATGAATGTTGTCCTACTATTAGTTGATACACTTCGATATGATTTTATGGGTTTTAACGGAAATAAAAATATTCAAACACCCAACATGGATCGTCTTGCGAAAAAATCAATAGTTTTCGACAATGCTTTTTTAGGATCTTATCCATGCATGCCTGCAAGAAGAGATATTTTGACGGGAAGGTATGAGTTCCCATGGAGAGGGTGGGGACCGTTAGAGCATGATGATAATGATCTTACCAATGTAATTACTTTGAAAAATAAACATACATCCATGTTAATAACGGATCATTTTCATTTATGGGAGAAAGGATCTGGAAACTATCACTTTAACTTTAGCGGTTACGAATTTATCAGGGGACAAGAATATGACAAGTGGAAAATTGAAATAGGAGAAGTTGACTATCCTGCAGCTCCTGAAAAACTCGCGGGACACTGTAGAAACCCAAAAGAATATTTTGAACGAAATCGTCGGAATGGAGCATTCAGAAAGAATGAAGCAGATTATTTTCCAGCACAAGTTATGATGAATGCCGCTAACTGGCTAGAGAATAATAGAAAAAGAGAAAACTTCTTTTTAATGATTGACTGTTTTGATCCGCATGAACCATTTGATCCACCAAAACACTATATTGACCTATATGACTCCGATTATAAAGGGGAAGAAGTGATTTGGCCAACATATGGTTGGAACACGCTATCAGAAGAAGAGACATGTCACGTTCGATCCTTATATGCGGCGGAGTTGTCGATGACAGATAGATGGATCGGCTATTTGTTAGATAAAATGGAGCAATTGGGATTGATGGAAAATACTATGATTATATTTACAACTGATCATGGACATATGTTTGGTGAGCATAATCTTATGGGTAAACCCTGGAGTGCT
Above is a window of Fodinisporobacter ferrooxydans DNA encoding:
- a CDS encoding anaerobic sulfatase maturase, translated to MSQSCLSSSNKGSIGVMWKTVSEDCNLACDYCYYSRVGGKIGPKVKRIDSRILEKFIKEYMSYSRGAVSFAWQGGEPLLAGLDFFEEVVHLQAKYAQPHTIISNAIQTNATLMNEDWARFLRKYNFLVGVSLDGPKEVHDARRVTRSGAGSFDRVMQGVRHLRDAKVDFNILTVIHENNIRHAKELMEFYVKEDFDYVQFIPCMDFRAQETNKSPNYLISPEDYGQFLCDTFDIWYNDGNPTMSVRFFDNMLSVYLHQEAELCIHRKTCPQTLILEQNGDAYPCDFFISDDYKLGNVGTDSLKDILSNLIYESFHSKKPNLPDKCKSCDFLHLCHGGCPRNRSWNIVDDTVEADYFCDSYYRIYSYAHERMLKLAEKIKANRLQDYLQRGGKLPGRNDPCICGSGKKFKKCCESYRYKSSVAL
- a CDS encoding sulfatase yields the protein MNVVLLLVDTLRYDFMGFNGNKNIQTPNMDRLAKKSIVFDNAFLGSYPCMPARRDILTGRYEFPWRGWGPLEHDDNDLTNVITLKNKHTSMLITDHFHLWEKGSGNYHFNFSGYEFIRGQEYDKWKIEIGEVDYPAAPEKLAGHCRNPKEYFERNRRNGAFRKNEADYFPAQVMMNAANWLENNRKRENFFLMIDCFDPHEPFDPPKHYIDLYDSDYKGEEVIWPTYGWNTLSEEETCHVRSLYAAELSMTDRWIGYLLDKMEQLGLMENTMIIFTTDHGHMFGEHNLMGKPWSAISDSNMYQEVAHIPMVIYHPEIRKPGKRVSQLVQPVDIYPTVLDAFGIEHPDGLHGKSLIQILLDDSQDSQETRKYACFGRYGEAINITDGEWTLFLWPSTESNSPLYWYSQLPPQYGPEKAIGGYENGRYPVHVERGTQNSALYNIKEDYRQTENLIDKRPDVAERLKKRIVEFLEEIDAPEEQLIRLGLAK